Part of the Candoia aspera isolate rCanAsp1 chromosome 1, rCanAsp1.hap2, whole genome shotgun sequence genome, tatgttgaactacaactcccataatccctagccagcatggctgttggACAAATGGGCCAACAGTTAACATATTGAGTTTCACTGTTAAGTagaaaattcaagatggtgatcTAAGACAGGGAAATCAATTGTGACTGCTGAGATGTGATTCTCCTATTTCAGACACAGAGAAGAACAATAAGCAGCTTCAAGTGTAACCCTGAGTGACTTGATTTGCAAGGAAGAAACTTGCTCTCCCAATGAAGCAAATACAAAAGCCTCTATATGCATCAACCTTGATTACATATGTCTGTATGATGATAGCCACTaattagatggctttaaaagggattACCAGATTTAATAGAAGATGGTTAATGGATGCCTTAGAATTTTCCGTGTTGAGAGGTAATATCTCCCAGAGCGATAGATACTGCATGTGCAACCACAGAAGACCATAAGCTGGATCCCTTTACTAGGAATGTCGACGCAACTAGCTGACTATTACAGGCATTATTATGGACTGGAGAGATTTGCTTTCCTCTATCAAAACTTCTTAGCCATTTTGCGATCTTCATATGGCTACAAATCCCTAAGTCTGAGCAAAGGAATATTCACATGTTTCTCtaaaacagagtttctcaacctcagcaattgtaagctgtatggacttcaactctcaggattccccagccagcaagggtggctggggaatcctgggagttgaagtccacacatcttaaagttattgaggttgagaaacactgctctaaaagcaTACAAATACAATGCTGCGTTCATAAACAAATTACTGTGAGACAGTGCAAAGGGCACCATGTTTCCATGCATCTTCCTTCCATATTTGTGTTCAGGGCAACTgatcttccttaaaaaaaaaactcttccatTCTCAACATGTTTGTATTTATTCTTTGCCTTGTGATGATGCTTTTCTTCTGTATGATCTACTGCATGGGTGCACTAGTTATTATCTTACACAACTTTTATTTCCATAGTAAGCATGCTCAGGGATTGGGGTCTGTTTATGAGAAGGAGCAGCACACTGAACAACAATTGTGCTTTTTGGAGGTGGTGACAGCACCATATGTTCCTATGCTGAGAAACAAATAAGTAGGTAGCAAAGCTTTATAAATTATGGCACTGGCAATGTCACAAATATGCATCTGAAATATGAAGAAGTATAGTTTGGTCTAAAGTATTTTATTGATGTTGCTTCCACTTCGTAGGTATTTCAGtggatattaaataaatttattctcaGTAGTAAAATAGCCACTCAGAATCCTAGTAGACTGGAGCAGCATACAAGCcccagcaaacaaataaacaaaactaaaacatTGTTAATGCTGCTGTATTATTAATGCTGTCAATATCCAGGGCCTAGCCCTacttttaatttagttttttagtttgttttgtttttgttttctttaatactCTGGGCAGATGGTCCAGCTTACTTTATTACAAGTTCTTTCTTTCCTTAGAAAAGAATCACTGGCTTCATGATGAAGCAGACACACAATTGATTCAAATATTGTCTGTAGCTAAAAAGACTACCTTCTTAGGCATACAATGACTTAGATCTACAGTATAAACTCTCAATGTGAATGTCAAGATTTTTTGAATGCTGTGTGCTTTATGGTGCTTCAAAGGGCTGAGCAAAGCTTTGATTCAGAGATTTGATTTGAAACCAATTCAGTCAAATCAACCTTCCAAACTGAATTGGAAAGTCATCTTGAATGGTTTAATCAAACTAAATGCCTCAATTTTCTGAATCAGTCTGAATTGTTGAATTGGACTCAATAAATTATCCACAATGCCTGAATCAGTTTGAATGATTGAATTGAATGGGAAAATCCAACTGAGTTAATTGTGCTCAATGCCTTGATTTCCTTAAGTCTACGCACAAACACTAAAAACATGGAACCTGCCTTTGATACCTTGATTGGAGACAACTCTCTGCTTCAAGTCAAGCTGATGTTTTGAAGCGGATCACTCTAATGATCAGAGTCAAAGTGGCTCTCCAAAGGAGTATCTCTTTGCATGGGCTAATGGTCAACATGTAACCCTCATGATGTTGAACTCCATCTGTCCCAGCTCATGTAGTCAGTAGTGAAGGATGCTTGGAATTGCAAtctaacatctggagggccacatgtTGCCAATCCTATTCCAATCCTATGCAAAATTTAACTGATTGCAGGAGATTCTGTGTTtctgtacaaatatattttaaatctaaGGCATATTTTGCCTAATTAGACACTCTTACCCAGAAGTTGTGTATTTCTTTGCtaactctgcatttttaaaaaaaaggttgtttAATGCCTCCCACTCAGAATTTCTAAAAGTAAAAACACAGTGTCTCTTGGCTGCAATCTGGCAAGTGTATTTTTGATTATTGCCTTAAAATTGATTTTTGACAAATAGACTTTCTTCCACATTTCACAAGTGAGGAGTAGAATTACAGCAAAACCAGACATTATACAAACTAGAGAAGAAATTCATAAAGTTTTCCAACAAGGATCATGCAGCATCTTAATATAGCCTTCTATGTTATCATATATGTAGGAATTAATGGCCAAAAGCAGGGAGCTCATCAAAGTTGGAGTTGACTGGTTGCCATCTTGCTCTACCTGCAGCATGTTTAAATGGATCATAGTTTGTTGTGTGAGCAAAACTGGTTTAATTGAACCTGTTTCTTAAGCCTTAGTTCCCCATGTCATCCAAACTGGGTCATTTAAACATGCTTCTTAATCCTTACTTCAACCATGTCAAACAGTTGGCTGACTTCACTCTTTCTCCCTCCACAACTGAGACCAAGTCACCAAAAGGCCACATGAAAATGGGGAGCATATCCATTCAGGTTTTACCACCCCATCCCCCATGGATAAGTGAAAAGTGGGCAGGAATGGTATATGCACATTCCCCATCCTGTCTGCAGTGGCACCAACTTGgatcatcattcattcattcattctttgtcagcaggggcaaaataaaagaattacaaatgggaaaggaaatgGAAGCCTCCTGGCTAGCTTTGGAGGGCTCATATAATGGTCAACACATGACTCATCCAATCATCTGAGCTTGTGCTGGTGCATGAAGATGAATGAATATCAGGGAAAGGGGATTGCTGGGATAGTCTTGAATTTGCAAGCACAGTCCATGAGACCCCAGAATAGTTCCAGAGGATCCCTGTGCCTAACCATAATGAAACCCAATGAGCTTCTTTAATTCAATTCTTTGCTGACCATCTCCATAATGTAACTTCCTTATTCCATTTCTGCAATATGGTACGACTTGTCTTTGTGTCTCATTCTCACCACATTACACAGCCTGCTAGCACCCTTCCAGAGAGAAGAAGGGAAACATGACATGAACATCAGTTGCTGCAAtgactgttttgttttcaaatgacCTCCAGCAAACTTGCCAAGCATGAACATAGCAACTAATTGATGGACAGGGTTGATTGCTTTCCTCTCTCCTACACTTGAAGCAGCTTCAAGTTAAAAACCAGAGGCAGCAACATCAAATGCCTAATGAGACTAATAAGTTGAGAGTAGAAAGAACAGTAGCAACAGGATTCCAATTCTATAGTATATTTCATATGATGCAGTCCTCCGCATTGCACAACTTGTGGCCCCCGAGTTCTATACAGCCCCCTAAAGTCAAGGCCCCCCTTAAAATTACCCCTTGAGTATAATGATGGAGAAAGCTACTAAGTACATATGGGTGATCTTTAGTCATTGTATTTAATAAGTTTTTGTCCTAGATTTGTCTCCTTCATTTGCTTGGGCCACACTATGTTTCAGAGTGCAATCTCCAGCAAGCCACTCAAAGTCCAAGTGTGGCTCTTCGTCTCAAAATAGTTGAAAATACCTGGTCTACATCTACAGTTAAATCTAGAGACTATGTCATACACACTTTTTAAATAGCTGTCAAGCTAGAAAGGTCTCATATTCTTGAGGGTGCATAGCTTTGTGctaattcttttcactcttaTGGACTATCCATATTACCAGTCTTCATTTCCCTGAACtagaagagaagacaaaaagagcaaaaataaCTCTGGTCCTAGTGGCCATTATATTCAGCATTAGGGCATTATGGAGGCTCTGATCTACCCACACGTACCCCCCATAAAATCCCATCAGATTTTAAAGGGCTTTCACTTTAGCTTTTGTATTTACTTTCTTTCTgctgggaaggagaaaaaaaaatcaagcattgGACAATCCATCCAAAATGTTATTCACTGGGATTCCACATACTTAATTCTGTGCTAGATTCTGACCACTGAGCTGGCAATAGCAACCATTCTTTGAACTGACAAAAATGCTGCTACCATCCCTATTTATCTCCTTCCAAAAATTGCATGCCTACAGTGGTTGCAGGATATCTCGCCAAAGGCATATGGACATCTGTAAgccttttgtaattttttttttaaatcacaaggcTGGCTTTCTTGTCTGGATTCTGTAAATGCCCAGCTTTGTGAAACTACAGCAGGTGCTGCTCAATAGCATATTGACACAaaaattaatgtttattttgaaGGATGGCATTGTGCACTACAGCCAATCACTTATTGTTTCAGCAAACACAGAATTTCTCTCCCCTCCATTTTCCTGTATGCCTACTTCTGCAGGCAGTGGGAAAAGAGAGACACACTCTATTTCTGATAATAACTATGAGACTGAAAATGGTGCATGCATCGAACAGTCTTATGCTTCATGGACCATCATGCCTTCATTCTAAAGCTGAAGACCAGAATCCTCACTCTACTTCACAAAAGAGAATATGAACTATATGATGcatattaaagaattaaaaactgcAGTAAGTACCACAATCTATCAGCAATGTTATTAATAGAAATGAATGTCTCAATAGTGGCTGATTGACAGTTCCTCTGCCAAACAACACTAAGCAAAATTGTTCCAAGACCAAAGCATTCTTTTTTATATAGCACAGACCTGCCAACTTCAAAGCCACTTCATACCAAGTCCATTCAAAGTACAATACAGCAAATATTGAGCGTGATATGACCAAGCAACTAGAAACAGAGGAGGCACTTGCacgatcatcatcatcttctctctGCATATGATGTATATGTACTCATACAACAAAATGCCTTATGACCTCCATATAATTACTGAATACACGTGGCATGAAACTTATCCCAACAAGACCGATGCCAAGTCCATTTTGCCATGAGAAATCCTCTCAGGATTACACAACATCTAGCACTGTTTCATATACACACAAGCATAAATCTAAATTCCTATCTACTTGTGAAAAACAACATTGAACACTGAGTCAATTGAATAAGACCTCAGCCAGCATCAGTGGAAATGAATAGGTGCATTTGTGTTGGTTGGATAAGTAAGCTTCCTTTGACACACCAGTCTTATTGCTAAAGCCATTGCCACACCAACacactgttctctctctctcccacctcaCATCCAGCAAATATAAAAGCTTAGACCTTTTGTAAAGCAGTACACTTTATTACTCTCCCTCTCATTCTCCAGATCAATTGAAGTCTTATATTTATGCAATTAAAATGCTTCAGCACGAGGTAATAGTTTTAATATTTACTTTACACAATCTCCTTCATTGGAAAGAAAATTCTGGGTTGCATTGATCAAACCCCCATTTTTAAAGCAGGGAATTCTTTAACACCGACAGAAAGCAATgaacagacacacatgcacacatgcacacactgtaCAAAAGTTTCACCAGCAATTTTAAAGAATCCAATACTGTTGTTATTTCATTGTGTTtctattagcattttaaaaaacaaagtgggTGGAAAAATTACCATAAATTTTAAATGGACAGCTAAGAAATCCCTGTAACAAATTCTGCTGTGCCAGGGAAAGGAACAGTAAGGCATACAGAATGTTAGTCCAAAATTCTTCTCCACAATTAAAAAATGACCTAGAATGACCATTGGGTGTACTGACCTACAGGGATCACAAAGAAATCATGCCTGTAACACAGTTAGCTATAGATAATGGATGTGCCTTGTTTGGTATTCCAGCACAGgtgatttattaaatatatacataaataaatacatatataactGATGTGGTTAATGATAAAGCAAGAGTTTATCTAGAACCCAGACCTAGTAACATACAAGATTGCAATATATCAGATCAGACCATTAAACCTATAGACCAATATAGGTTAGACCATGAATGAAGCCAACCCTGCAGCACCAGGGGAACCTTTTCCTGTGCATATAGTTATCTGCAGAGGTGTTTGCTATGCAATCCCAGCATGAAAAAACTAATTCTTAGAAACTTGTTTTCTAATAATAACACTGCTATTAAATGGCCAGTTTAGATCAGATGCTGGCCTGGCTGTTGGGCTTCAACATTAGTTCATCAGTGCATCCTGTATTCTGCTATAGTTGGACCCAGCTGGGGAAATGTGGAAATGGTAGCCAGGCTATTTTCTCAGGACAGCTAGGCCACAATTTACAGTAATGCCGTGTTGCAGTAGACGACCCTGGGCCTCATTCTATCCGCTAGATATGAAGTTCTACCTGTTATCCTGTTCTGTGATAAGAAAGACAAGTTCTTGTCTAACTTTCCATATGTTTGTCCTCTTAAGTTACTGCTCCATGAACACAGATATTCTGGTGGACAACTATACTTGGAGCATAGAGCCAGAAGCTTCTCTGGAAAAAGAATGTGAAAGCCACTGGTccgcttttaaaatattaaatgagtTTTTCCTGACGTTTCTCTTAACTGGAAATGTCAGTGATTGAAACAGAGACTTTTTGCATTCCCCCAAACTATGGTGTACTGAGCTGTGAAAATTATGTAGAAAGATGCCCTCTAGACATATCTGCccacaacttccataattcctggACAAGACAGTGGAAAAATATCTACAGGCAAAAGGCAAAATGTGGGGACATTTTCTGGAGATAAATTCCCTTGTCCCGATCCTTTGTCATTTTTCCCCGTCCTTGCTATACCTAAACTGTAAGGAAACATACAAGGTAGCCTTTGCATACTTGTATCCTCATTGCTTAAGAAACTTATTCATTAAATCGTTTGCAATTGACTAAAGAAAAATTAGTGTATTAGTTACTGAGCATATTtaaatcagaaacatttcagtTTTCTGGTCTGCATTAATAACAATGGTGCATTCACATGTTTAAGACTGCAAAGGGGAAACAGTATTCATGTACTAAGTCCTCAAGCACTTATATTTTCTGTTAGGTCTCTTTTCACCTGGTTTGGTTGAAACGTGATAATTTACACTGACTGAAATCATACATGAGCACCTTTCATTCATCTGAGCAGACTGGGATCTCAAAACCAGTTCTCAAAACCAGTCTGTGGGCTTCATCTACAGTACAAATTCCCCTCAGTACCGTCATGTCTTTGTTACTGCTTAAATTAGTTTCTACCAGCTGGCACAGTATTGAATGTGGCTTCTTTACCACTAGCCAATACATAGAAAAATAGAATTTCTGAGTGCCAGAATCTTTCAGGAAGCCAATCTGCGATTGAGAAAACAAACGCTGCTCCACCCATTCTAGTGCCGACAAAGACAAGGGTGGCTCACGATCAAGTGGAGTGAATGTGAACACAGGGAGAGCCTGGTGAGTCCATTGCTTCCATgccaacaaaaaaataaaaataaaaccaagaacatttcaaccaaagaagaaagaagaggaaaaacccctaacagcactgaaaaaaagttCCATAAAAAGCAAATGTAGCACTGTTGGCCGGGAGAAAAAGAATCCAAAATTAATATGGAGACAGTGACTGCATTTGGTCAATTCAGGTTTAtaaagaaactaaagaaaaacTGCAATCTTCTGTCAAAAAgacctagaaaaaaaaatggaagaggtcAGAGACCCTCCACCCCCCTTGCAGTATTTGTCCATCCAATGCTGTTCTTCACCTCACAGATTTTAAGCTTAACATCTCTGTCTTAGAGGCATAGGATTATAAACAGCCAACCCCTTTTTCCTATCTATCCAGtggtttcttccctttctttctcttcctgaacTTCAGATTAGGGATTTTAGATTTTGGAACACAGTGTATCCATGGGCATTAACTGGTCAATCTTCCTGGGAGCTGGATGGCCGACAGGCAAGTGATAGATATCCCAAAATATCCCTCATATAGCAGGTGAAAACACAGCATAGCACCTGAACGCAAGGGCACCTTAAAGAGGTCAAGGGGAAACAAAGCCAAAATTGAAACCACATGATTTGTGCACAACACTGGGACATGAAAGGCCAGGGTTTCCGTTCTGACCCTGTAACATAAATTTCATAATTTTTCATGACCTCAGTTTATACCTGTGCCTGAATGAAACTTAGGCTTATTCAGACATGCTGAATGTGCTTTGTTGAATTGGGGCTCTTTGGATGAATGTGTTTGCTATGAAATTGAAATCAGTCTCTTGTGAAACCTGTTTATGCCCACAGGGAACAGGCTGACTGTCCAGCTTGCCCATGCTCAACTGTAGAAAGATCTTTGTGCTACGGAGGCATGCGAATGACCTTTCTGATGTACAAGATGTTACAGGAGCAATCAAGGCTATTTTTACCAACTCTGTCAATTTGGGCAGTCAATTTTTCCCCCACCAGTGCATACCCTACACTAGAAGTACTAGCAGCTGTCTGTTGCTCAGTAACAGCTCAAGACACAGCCCTTGAGTCAACTGCAACCCAGGATTACTCTTCTGCTTTCTTACTGAAAAGCTTTCCATAAGAATGGAGAGGTTGACTTTTCCTAAACGCAAGTCGATCAGGGTTGGCTGAGCTAGATCAGGTCATCAGTTTGGTGAGGGGGGGCAGACCGAGCACACAGTGGCAGTAGAGAGTCAGAAAAGAGAGATACAGGCTCAACTCCCTCCCCTCTTCCCTCTGCATAGTGCCTCCTGGTGGGGAGGCTGGTTCTGACTACACCTTGGTAGGATCAGGAATTCTGGGTCCTCAGAATTTTGAGCCGgaggagatttttttctttcttggaatcACTGCTTCCCTACTTATAGGAGTCTGATGACACCAGTTGGTTTGGCAGCCCAGCCCAGAAAAATGGTTTGGTCCAGGGAATCATGGCCTCCCACAGAATTTTACACAGTGTCACCCATCCTGCCAAAGTTTACACCCATAGCAGCCAAAGAAGTATCTTTGCGTAGGTCCTTTATGTATACAAATTGTAGCATACACATAGTATGTGTTTGCCTTTTGTGGCACTTTCCTCACTTACAGCAGTGCTTTGGCTGTATGGGTACGGAGACATATATTGGCCCAGAGATATTGGCAGCCCCAATAAGCTGCAAAAGTGGTTGCTGCTGAAGTTCATGAACTCAGtgcaatttatttctaaatattataGTTCAATGcatttcttaaattttaaaaaaaatgattcatttttttcagcctcctgattggctctgggaAAGCTTCAGTACGGTGAGAAAGAGGAACTGATAGGTAGCTACTGGGAGGACTGTGTGAGAAGATGAGTTGACTACTTAGATGGGGGACAACCTGGAATTCCAGAGCTGTTATCCaacctgggaagttgaaaaggtaagcaggaaagcaatggcaaactgcttctataATACTGGCAGAGATACTACATGTATGTAGTTGATTGAGAATGTGTCTGACTATCTCGCCTATAAAATATTGATAATTACTCTCCACAAACTCTCCTTCACATTATCTCTTAACCCAATAGATAAATGTATCTGATGTAAAACAATAAGAAATCCTTCCACATATATAATTCATTGACACAATATCTGATTATGATTTCTAGATGACTTATCTAAAAGGGCATTAAATACATTTAGTAGGATAGCTCTCGATACAACCTCCAAGTTCAGAAGCAGCAAACCTCTGCATACTCTATACACTCTGTGGTAATAAATACACTTCTTTATGTGTGTCCTTATTCAGAAAtattaaatcaatttttaaaagagagGTAGAATTTAAAAGGGGTGGTATAGAATTTTCAGCAGGATCTTATGATATGACTTTCATTCCTTTATGTTAAGGTTAGCCCACAAATCCTCACTACTATGTACACATATCCATTCTGGCAGttacttttttcccatttcccacTTGTTTAACTTTCAGATCAGAGGAAACCCAGTATtctcatattctttctttctctctctctctctctttgcactaTCTTACAAATAACTTTAGCTTTTGCTTATGGCATTAAACATCTTGGAGCAATTATATTAGGGCTTCTAGAAGCATTCATGGAGGAACCTGTAAATCTTACCTAGCTGACTTCTATGGATATAAAACTAAGATTCCACTATGAGTTGCCTGTTTCATTGGTCCTGATCTGAAATCAAAGGTATGTCCCCTGAAAAATGAAATTTCACTGAATCTAAGCATGAACCTGGTGCTTTTGTTCCATTAGAATGAGGTAACATTTCCCTGTTAAACCATTAAGCTTTTTCTATGAATGTATGAAAGCATTTGTTGGTCCATATTCCCACCACAAGGAATAAAAGACACAGATTCTTGATTAGGATTTGTTACAGAATTATTCTTCAAGGGCTTGGTAACTCTTCATTTTCTACTAGATAATCTTTCTTTGCGTAATTGGCCCCCCTGATTAACCTCCATATTCCAAGATAGGCATCCTTTAGTGAGTTTCTGTTAAGTCCTTCAAAGCTACCACCTTTGGGAACAACAGCAGCATTTCCTTCTTCTCCAGTGCTGCCTGTCTCTTCCATTCTTTgctgtttattttcatttgctgATTCCTCCACTATTGGATCTTCAGACTCTGTCTCCTTGGGCATCTCCTCCATTAAAAAGGGTGGTTGATCTCCATCAcagtctttcttctcttcttctctaaGTTCCTCTTCCAGATCTTCATAATTACTCTGTTTCCTTGTCTCAATAAACTTGACTACACAATAAATGATGGATCCTACAGTGTTTACCACCACACCTGCTATAAACAGCTTTGTGGGCTCCACATCATTGAATGCTACCATACCAACTGTGATGGTTGCGATGCTCTTCACAACACCAACAAAACTAGTGGTTACAGCTGAGTTAATGTAAGTACAATGAAGGGTGGTAAAATTCATGGCGCAGCCCATTAAGATACAAGCAATAAAGATGAAAGTCATGAGGGGATCTTTCCATCCTGGGAAGGACCAGATAGTGATAGCTTCCATGCTGACAAAGGTGAACAGGATGAGAAAAGGTGTGGCTGAAACTGCAATGACATACTGGGCTGTCAGGGGCCCATAGTCACTATCTGCACTCGTCTTTTGAATGAGAACCAAATATCCTGCATGTACCAACACAGCGAGGACTCCAGTCACATACCCAACGGGATCACCTGTCAGGTCACCCGCACCTGCCAattttgagagaaagagaaagaaaatttacGTGTACTTGAGGTATATATTGTCATTCTTATATGAACTACATTAATAGAAGATATGCTTTAGTGGGCTATTGGCTGTAATTGTTTTAGGAAACGTGGAATAAACTGCTAGGAAGAGTTATCACTTTGCTTGTGAACTGCCTGAGAATAAACATGTCTGGTCACTGCTGGAGAAAAAGTTGAACTAGGCATGTTTTGAACAGATCTGGTAAGGGAAGCCTTATATAGATGTATGAATGTTGTTTTCAGGAAAGGCAGTAATACTTTTCCTTTAGGTGACAACAGTTCCAATAATCCTTAGTCAACATAGCCAATGCAATGACCAGTGATAATGGAAATGTTAGTTGAAAAGATCTATAGGACAACAAAATCACCTACTCTAATCCTACTTAATTTGGACACGTATATGCAATATATTCAAGAGATAGGTCTAGCCTCTGATATATTTTAGCCCATACAGATATAGCTTAGATGGTATACTGTCCCTAAAAGGACACTGTGAATGAACTCtaatagattattttttattactaCCTGAAAGCACTTCCTTTATCCTGAAGGTCCAAGTGAAGTGAAATGCTAGTAAATCTGATGACCATTCATCAAATTTTCCTACTGATAACCTGAAATAAGTCATAGCATGAGTAAAGAGAATCCAAAATGAGCAATTGTATTAGACCTCTGTCAGAACTAGACGGGTTCAAACTCAAAAACGATTAGGTCAGCGAATTTAGCAAAGCTCTTTTGGATTGTACATTCAAAGCTGACTGAAGATACAGGAAATCATACATCTTTTATTATGTTTAACTGTTATATCAGTTATAATCTTTATTGTACAGTTCCATTGATAATTATTCCATTAGTttgtcctctgtgtgtgtgtgtgtgtgtgtgtgtgtgtacacatatggCTGTTTTGGCCATTAGTTAACTTTTTTGAAATGATTCCTAATGACAACTTAGTCATTTTGCTGATGTTAACAGTGATGCAAAATTTCTCACATTTAGTGAGTTCATGTTCTAAAACCAAATTTatctgaagtttattttattataaagttcTTTATCTGCTGAATGCCATTTCATTTGTTAgcttcttttaaagaaatctcATTTGGGAATTCATTGCTTCAAATAAATCTACCAAGCAGAATGATTTGTACTAGTTTGCTGTAGTAAGTATCAAGGTTTGGAAGGGGCAAAGTTGTCATTTCACAAACTATAAAACCTTCATAATCCTTATACTTTTAGTTCCTAGTTCAGTAGATTATCAAAGAATGGGAAAAGGCaatctaaataaagaataaaggcaTGCAACTCTGAACTTATATGGAAGGGAGGCAGGGATGCTATCAAAATACCAACTTCATTGTTATGGGACTAGTCACAAATAGGGGATCCAATGGAACTGAGGGGTGTCATTGTTTTTAGGAATTCCCCAGTGACAAACATTTCAGAGATTACCCATTTTATTTGAGAACTGGCAATATAGTTAATGGCACAACAATTATAGCAGCACAGAAAAACCAGATTTTGAAGCTGGGTCCCCTGTCTTAGATAGTTAATCTTGCAGAGCCAATACCAATTAGCATTTATTCTGGGTGGTCAGCTATGTGTGGTTTAAGAATAAGTTAGTTTGAGGCAACCTGGTACAGTAGTAACTGCCTGGGTTGGGTTTAGGTTAGAACTGTGTCTAttaatttctttgtattttacCTCAGACCAATTGTTTTGGGTAATATTCTTAAAGCATTCTGGAGACCCTGGAAAAGGCAAAGCTAATCTGTTCAAATTTCACAAGTATTGCTACAATGCTACAAACAGGAACATTTTGTAAGATCATTGTGGAAGTACATTAAAATGCTGCCTGT contains:
- the SLC35D3 gene encoding solute carrier family 35 member D3 isoform X1; the protein is MQPCRGRALGISVAVAHGVFSGSLNILLKFLLNRYHFTFLSLLQCLTSSTAALSLEVLRRRGTLEMPPFSFSLVRVFAGVTVLSTLQSCLTLWSLRGLSLPMYVVFKRCLPLVTLLIGVLVLKNGIPSLGVSVAVLITTCGAALAGAGDLTGDPVGYVTGVLAVLVHAGYLVLIQKTSADSDYGPLTAQYVIAVSATPFLILFTFVSMEAITIWSFPGWKDPLMTFIFIACILMGCAMNFTTLHCTYINSAVTTSFVGVVKSIATITVGMVAFNDVEPTKLFIAGVVVNTVGSIIYCVVKFIETRKQSNYEDLEEELREEEKKDCDGDQPPFLMEEMPKETESEDPIVEESANENKQQRMEETGSTGEEGNAAVVPKGGSFEGLNRNSLKDAYLGIWRLIRGANYAKKDYLVENEELPSP
- the SLC35D3 gene encoding solute carrier family 35 member D3 isoform X2 — translated: MPPFSFSLVRVFAGVTVLSTLQSCLTLWSLRGLSLPMYVVFKRCLPLVTLLIGVLVLKNGIPSLGVSVAVLITTCGAALAGAGDLTGDPVGYVTGVLAVLVHAGYLVLIQKTSADSDYGPLTAQYVIAVSATPFLILFTFVSMEAITIWSFPGWKDPLMTFIFIACILMGCAMNFTTLHCTYINSAVTTSFVGVVKSIATITVGMVAFNDVEPTKLFIAGVVVNTVGSIIYCVVKFIETRKQSNYEDLEEELREEEKKDCDGDQPPFLMEEMPKETESEDPIVEESANENKQQRMEETGSTGEEGNAAVVPKGGSFEGLNRNSLKDAYLGIWRLIRGANYAKKDYLVENEELPSP